One region of Bdellovibrio bacteriovorus genomic DNA includes:
- the ruvA gene encoding Holliday junction branch migration protein RuvA has translation MIGYLRGKIIEVLNDSALIDVQGVGYEVHASANTLGDLQTLLGKDIIIWVHTHVREDALQLFGFHSKDEKNLFLSLLKVNGVGPKMALSILSGGRPAQIQEMIEAGNAKALSGLPKVGKKTAEQIILTLKGKLVSIEETIKGKSESHTQITSALLNLGYKSQLVDQFVSSLPTDISLEDGVRKGLQTLSGSLS, from the coding sequence ATGATTGGTTATTTACGTGGAAAAATTATTGAAGTCTTAAATGACTCCGCTTTGATTGATGTGCAAGGGGTGGGCTATGAAGTTCACGCCTCTGCGAACACTTTAGGCGATTTGCAAACACTCTTGGGTAAAGACATCATCATTTGGGTGCACACGCACGTACGAGAAGATGCTTTGCAACTTTTTGGTTTTCACTCTAAAGACGAAAAAAATCTTTTCTTGTCGCTTTTGAAGGTGAACGGCGTTGGTCCGAAGATGGCTCTCAGTATCTTATCTGGCGGCCGACCTGCGCAAATTCAAGAAATGATCGAAGCAGGTAATGCCAAAGCTCTTTCCGGTCTTCCTAAAGTGGGCAAGAAAACGGCAGAACAAATTATTCTAACGTTAAAAGGCAAACTCGTCTCTATCGAAGAGACGATCAAAGGCAAATCAGAAAGCCATACGCAAATCACATCAGCCCTTTTGAACCTGGGTTACAAATCACAGTTGGTAGATCAATTCGTATCTTCTCTTCCGACAGATATTTCTTTGGAAGATGGCGTTCGTAAAGGTCTTCAGACGTTGTCTGGGAGCTTGTCATGA
- the efp gene encoding elongation factor P has product MYETSDFKKGLKIMIEGKPYVVVDFQHVKPGKGNQFTRTKLRNMLTGQNLESTFKSGEKFEVPNVENKEMTFLYKDDSGYNFMSPESYEQIAMSEDDLGESKYYLTENLKVVILFYNEKAVACDVPKAVNLMVAKADPGIKGDRVTGATKPAIMETGLSVNVPLHINEGDVLRIDTASGEYVERVTQK; this is encoded by the coding sequence ATGTACGAAACGTCCGATTTTAAAAAAGGTCTTAAAATCATGATCGAGGGCAAGCCCTACGTAGTCGTTGATTTCCAACACGTTAAACCAGGAAAAGGAAATCAGTTCACACGCACAAAACTGCGTAACATGCTGACAGGCCAAAACTTGGAATCCACTTTCAAGTCCGGTGAAAAGTTCGAAGTTCCTAACGTTGAAAACAAAGAGATGACTTTCCTTTACAAAGACGACTCTGGTTACAACTTCATGTCTCCTGAATCTTACGAACAAATCGCGATGTCTGAAGACGATTTGGGCGAATCTAAGTACTATCTTACTGAAAACTTAAAAGTCGTTATCTTGTTCTACAACGAAAAAGCTGTTGCTTGTGACGTACCAAAAGCCGTGAACTTGATGGTTGCAAAAGCAGATCCGGGCATTAAAGGTGACCGTGTTACTGGCGCAACGAAGCCCGCAATCATGGAAACAGGCCTTTCTGTGAACGTTCCATTGCACATCAACGAAGGCGATGTTCTTCGTATTGATACCGCTTCTGGCGAATACGTTGAGCGCGTAACTCAAAAATAA
- the lpxC gene encoding UDP-3-O-acyl-N-acetylglucosamine deacetylase: protein MFLQKTIRKKTVVNGIGIHSGDSCTLTFRPAPPDTGVYFIRTDLPGNPSLKVTARNVQATSHQTTIGGAAFSVATIEHCLSALSALRIDNLFIELDGPEIPIGDGSARDFLQALLAVGIVEQDQPRKYCYITEPIYFSEGEKHAYVVPYHGLRLTVTIDFPHPKIGKQTIDIDINEQSFGRDVANARTFGFMKDVEALKARGLAKGGSLDNCIVLDHAEIINPEGLRWADEFVRHKALDALGDLVTLEMPLMGHVVLYKAGHDIMNKLVKKVWDSPTSYRHVELGADISEEVQRYSGWTVPL from the coding sequence ATGTTCTTACAAAAAACGATTCGTAAAAAGACGGTGGTAAATGGTATCGGGATTCACTCTGGTGATTCCTGCACTTTGACTTTCAGGCCGGCACCTCCGGATACGGGCGTTTATTTCATTCGCACAGATCTTCCTGGAAATCCTTCTTTGAAAGTCACTGCACGCAATGTTCAGGCGACCTCGCATCAGACGACTATCGGTGGTGCGGCTTTTTCAGTGGCGACGATTGAGCATTGTCTTTCCGCTTTGTCTGCTTTACGCATCGATAACTTGTTCATTGAATTAGACGGCCCTGAAATTCCTATTGGTGATGGCAGTGCTCGCGACTTCTTACAAGCTTTGCTTGCGGTAGGAATTGTGGAGCAAGATCAGCCTCGTAAATATTGCTACATCACAGAGCCGATTTACTTTAGTGAGGGCGAAAAGCACGCCTACGTTGTGCCTTATCATGGTCTTCGTCTGACCGTGACTATTGACTTTCCTCATCCCAAAATTGGTAAACAGACAATTGACATCGACATCAATGAACAGTCTTTTGGACGTGATGTTGCCAACGCCCGCACCTTTGGTTTCATGAAAGACGTTGAGGCCTTAAAGGCCCGCGGATTGGCGAAGGGCGGAAGCTTAGACAACTGCATCGTATTAGATCACGCTGAAATCATCAATCCTGAGGGCTTGCGCTGGGCGGATGAATTTGTTCGTCACAAGGCTTTAGATGCCCTCGGCGATCTCGTGACCTTAGAGATGCCTTTAATGGGCCACGTCGTGCTCTATAAAGCCGGTCACGATATTATGAATAAGCTTGTTAAAAAGGTATGGGACTCTCCAACAAGCTATCGCCACGTCGAATTGGGCGCGGACATTTCAGAAGAAGTTCAGCGTTATTCGGGATGGACTGTTCCTCTCTAA
- the ruvC gene encoding crossover junction endodeoxyribonuclease RuvC has translation MSVTILGVDPGSRITGFGVIRVENGRIEHINHGVILLDADQAFPYRMKELGSAFREVMTKYQPDQVVIEKIFLGKNADSAFKLGHARGVVMYEAGLGGSDVFEYATRVVKKGVTGTGGASKEDVQAILKAILNIKVINRIDASDALAMACHHAFEIKKKSILQRAVSL, from the coding sequence ATGTCAGTGACAATCCTCGGGGTGGATCCGGGATCTCGCATAACAGGATTCGGAGTCATCCGAGTGGAAAACGGACGGATTGAACATATCAATCACGGCGTGATTTTATTGGATGCGGATCAGGCCTTTCCTTATCGCATGAAAGAATTGGGTTCTGCTTTCCGCGAAGTCATGACGAAGTATCAGCCGGATCAGGTTGTCATCGAAAAAATCTTTCTGGGAAAAAACGCGGACAGCGCTTTCAAATTGGGACATGCTCGCGGCGTGGTGATGTATGAAGCCGGTTTGGGTGGATCTGATGTGTTTGAATACGCCACGCGTGTTGTAAAAAAAGGTGTCACCGGAACCGGTGGTGCCAGCAAAGAAGATGTGCAGGCGATTCTGAAAGCCATCTTAAACATCAAAGTGATCAATCGTATTGACGCTTCCGATGCGTTGGCTATGGCTTGCCACCATGCTTTTGAAATTAAAAAGAAATCCATCCTGCAAAGAGCGGTGAGTTTATGA
- a CDS encoding tetratricopeptide repeat protein has translation MKIDASTIEKYQQILEKDPNSQVFAPLAEAYREMGLLPEAKKTVTAGVQRHPQFVGGLVTYTKVMRDLGELNKALDAAKRATSLSPENILAHQLLAEVQLASKNPKEALKAFKMVLFLNPNSKSAQKAVQKLESLTADEYDEEVFAMTKLPEVRLNETPPPVAKKEEALVAKPLTPASPSKAMERMLSLIDAFIVRNDLEKAHALLKDTRVEFGDHPEIQRRMKTLQVRYNDSDEATPLRPLMPREQLVRERKLEVLQMMLRKIEEYRLQT, from the coding sequence ATGAAAATAGATGCAAGCACCATTGAAAAGTACCAGCAGATTCTTGAGAAAGATCCCAATTCTCAGGTTTTCGCTCCGCTGGCCGAAGCCTATCGCGAAATGGGTTTACTTCCTGAAGCCAAAAAAACCGTGACTGCAGGCGTTCAACGCCACCCGCAATTTGTGGGCGGACTTGTCACGTATACAAAAGTGATGCGCGATCTTGGAGAGCTGAATAAGGCCCTGGACGCGGCTAAGCGAGCGACGTCTCTTTCTCCCGAAAATATTTTGGCGCATCAACTTCTGGCGGAAGTTCAATTAGCCAGCAAGAATCCGAAGGAAGCTCTTAAAGCTTTCAAGATGGTTTTATTCTTAAATCCGAACTCCAAGTCAGCACAAAAAGCCGTTCAAAAACTAGAATCTTTGACTGCGGACGAATACGATGAAGAAGTTTTTGCGATGACGAAGCTTCCGGAAGTTCGTTTGAACGAAACTCCACCACCCGTCGCAAAAAAAGAAGAGGCTCTGGTCGCAAAGCCTCTGACACCGGCCTCTCCTAGCAAAGCCATGGAACGCATGCTTTCTTTGATTGATGCTTTTATTGTGCGCAATGATCTAGAAAAAGCGCATGCTCTTTTGAAAGACACACGTGTGGAGTTTGGGGATCATCCCGAAATTCAGCGACGTATGAAGACTCTCCAAGTTCGCTATAATGATTCTGACGAAGCCACACCCTTAAGACCTTTGATGCCGAGAGAACAACTGGTTCGCGAACGTAAGCTTGAAGTTCTGCAAATGATGCTTCGCAAAATTGAAGAGTATCGCCTGCAAACTTAA
- the ald gene encoding alanine dehydrogenase — translation MIIGIPKEIKISENRVGITEAGVRQYVKEGHTVIVEKDAGVGSGISNEQYEKAGAKIIDTKKEVYAKADMIQKVKEPLPDEYELMKENQILYTYLHLAAEAKLTKVLCERKVKAIAYETIQLDNGSLPLLTPMSEVAGRMATQIGAFYLQKDHAGKGILLGGVTGVKPGKVTIIGGGVVGTNAAKMAVGLGASVTILDVNTARLEYLDDIFQGRCMTLFSNAKNIEDSVKDSDLVIGGVLITGHKAPTLVSKDMISSMAKGSVVVDVAVDQGGCIETCRPTSHQNPTYEVDGVIHYCVPNMPGVVPRTSTYALTNVTSRYGSMLAAMGVEDAVAKSPALMKGLNTYGGYVCYEPVAKDLHMEYRPYKG, via the coding sequence ATGATTATCGGTATTCCGAAGGAAATTAAAATTTCTGAGAACCGTGTTGGTATCACAGAAGCAGGCGTACGCCAGTACGTGAAAGAAGGCCACACAGTTATCGTTGAAAAAGATGCGGGTGTTGGTTCTGGTATTTCAAACGAACAATACGAAAAAGCCGGCGCGAAAATCATCGACACTAAAAAAGAAGTGTACGCGAAAGCGGACATGATCCAAAAAGTGAAAGAGCCACTTCCAGACGAATACGAATTGATGAAGGAAAATCAAATCCTTTACACTTACCTTCACTTGGCTGCGGAAGCTAAATTGACGAAAGTTCTTTGTGAACGCAAAGTGAAAGCGATCGCTTACGAAACTATCCAATTGGATAACGGTTCCTTGCCTCTTTTGACTCCTATGTCTGAAGTTGCAGGTCGTATGGCGACTCAAATCGGTGCTTTCTATCTTCAAAAAGACCATGCAGGTAAAGGGATCCTTCTTGGTGGTGTGACAGGTGTTAAACCAGGTAAAGTCACAATCATCGGTGGTGGTGTTGTCGGTACGAACGCAGCGAAAATGGCTGTCGGTCTTGGCGCTTCTGTCACGATCCTTGACGTGAACACAGCTCGTCTTGAGTACCTTGATGATATCTTCCAAGGTCGTTGCATGACTTTGTTCTCGAACGCGAAAAACATCGAAGATTCAGTGAAAGATTCTGATCTAGTTATTGGTGGCGTTTTGATCACAGGTCACAAAGCTCCAACTCTAGTTTCTAAAGACATGATCTCTTCAATGGCTAAAGGTTCTGTGGTTGTTGACGTTGCGGTTGACCAAGGTGGTTGTATCGAAACTTGCCGTCCAACGTCTCACCAAAACCCAACTTACGAAGTTGATGGCGTTATCCATTACTGCGTACCTAACATGCCAGGCGTGGTGCCAAGAACTTCTACTTACGCTCTAACGAACGTGACTTCTCGTTACGGTTCAATGCTAGCAGCGATGGGTGTAGAAGATGCTGTTGCGAAATCTCCAGCATTGATGAAAGGTCTTAATACTTACGGCGGTTACGTATGTTACGAGCCGGTGGCAAAAGATCTTCACATGGAATACAGACCTTACAAAGGTTAA
- the ruvB gene encoding Holliday junction branch migration DNA helicase RuvB: MSRILEGDPVEGEKSWENELRPQHFEDFPGQEDVKEKLKVFVAAAKHRGESLDHVLLCGPPGLGKTTLSKIIANDMGAEIKMTSAPAIDKKGDLAAVLTSLKPHSVLFIDEIHRLSRHVEEYLYTAMEDYYIDIVTGEGLGARSMKFQLAPFTLVGATTRAGLLNPPFRDRFGIVERLQFYDKNALQKILIRSAEILKVKIDEEGADEIARRSRGTPRVANRLLKRVRDYAQVKGNGTISKDIAVYALNQLGVDQFGLDLMDRRILSLIQEKYNGGPVGIDTMAAALSEERDTLEEVYEPFLIQEGFIQKTPRGRVITEYAKNSVLSEK; this comes from the coding sequence ATGAGTCGCATTTTAGAAGGAGATCCGGTAGAAGGTGAAAAGAGCTGGGAAAACGAACTGCGTCCCCAGCACTTTGAAGATTTCCCGGGCCAGGAAGACGTGAAAGAAAAACTCAAGGTTTTCGTCGCGGCGGCAAAGCACCGTGGAGAATCTTTGGATCACGTCTTGTTATGCGGGCCTCCGGGGTTGGGTAAAACAACTCTTTCAAAAATTATCGCGAACGACATGGGTGCTGAAATCAAAATGACTTCGGCCCCCGCGATTGATAAAAAAGGCGATCTGGCGGCGGTGTTAACCTCGCTAAAGCCGCATTCCGTTTTATTTATCGACGAGATTCATCGTTTGAGCCGTCATGTGGAAGAGTATCTTTACACAGCGATGGAAGACTACTACATCGACATCGTGACGGGTGAAGGCCTGGGCGCGCGCTCGATGAAGTTTCAGTTAGCGCCCTTCACTCTTGTCGGGGCGACAACGCGAGCCGGTCTTTTAAATCCACCATTCCGAGATCGTTTCGGAATTGTCGAACGCTTGCAGTTTTATGATAAAAACGCTCTTCAAAAAATCCTGATTCGTTCGGCAGAAATTCTCAAAGTGAAAATCGATGAGGAAGGGGCCGACGAAATCGCGCGCCGTTCGCGCGGGACTCCGCGTGTGGCGAATCGCCTTTTAAAGCGTGTTCGTGATTATGCCCAGGTCAAAGGTAATGGAACTATCTCTAAGGACATCGCCGTCTATGCGTTGAACCAGCTTGGAGTGGATCAATTTGGACTGGACCTTATGGACCGTCGTATTTTGAGCCTGATCCAAGAAAAATATAACGGGGGGCCCGTAGGAATTGATACAATGGCTGCTGCGCTCAGTGAAGAGCGAGACACTCTAGAAGAGGTCTATGAGCCTTTCTTGATCCAAGAAGGATTCATTCAAAAAACACCTCGTGGTCGCGTGATCACAGAGTATGCAAAAAATTCGGTACTATCGGAGAAGTAG
- a CDS encoding STAS/SEC14 domain-containing protein, whose protein sequence is MLKVIAENSQHKYIEILVDGDINKDSVAALLSLMQQRISEWGEVNVLEDVRDIGKVELAAFWKDLRFGIKNMDKFPRAAIVTDIHWVKNISNFLDPIVSMDIEVFARKDIERARNWLSGIEPATPSPTPEDLPPSP, encoded by the coding sequence ATGTTGAAGGTGATCGCGGAGAATTCTCAACACAAGTACATCGAAATTCTGGTGGATGGCGACATTAATAAAGATTCTGTGGCTGCGCTTTTAAGCCTGATGCAACAAAGAATTTCCGAATGGGGTGAGGTCAATGTCCTTGAAGATGTTCGCGACATTGGCAAAGTGGAACTGGCGGCCTTCTGGAAAGATCTCCGCTTTGGAATTAAAAACATGGATAAGTTTCCGCGCGCCGCCATTGTAACGGACATTCATTGGGTAAAAAATATTTCTAACTTTTTAGATCCTATTGTTTCGATGGATATTGAAGTTTTTGCGCGTAAGGATATCGAGCGCGCCCGCAATTGGCTGTCAGGAATTGAACCAGCGACACCTTCACCGACTCCAGAAGATCTTCCCCCTTCACCATAA
- a CDS encoding asparaginase — protein MALRQPLVVEVLRGPVVESLHQVMIVVTNEVGSITNYWGNPQFLTMPRSAIKMLQALPLIESGAADKYELEDKHIALACASHRGEKDHLAALSQWMEKVQIKEGAYVCAPHMPYDEASANDFARRGQKPTVLCNNCAGKHSAIITTCLHLGEDPTGYEKYEHNAQKRLRKVLTETMKIDHSKVPHGVDGCGIPTYAVPLQSMATGMSALINPKETPARKAAAERILRAVKNFPFYLSGSDNFATAVIEKSQGRAIVKGGAEGVFCGVLPEKRLAFAVKASDGASRAAQAATASLLLQLGGLNEAEFKALAKHTLPSVTNWKGDVVGQIRIAKVG, from the coding sequence ATGGCATTGAGACAACCATTAGTGGTTGAGGTGTTAAGAGGTCCCGTCGTGGAAAGCTTGCACCAGGTGATGATCGTTGTGACAAACGAGGTTGGCAGTATAACGAACTATTGGGGGAATCCGCAATTTTTGACGATGCCCCGTAGTGCGATAAAAATGCTTCAAGCTTTGCCTCTCATCGAGTCGGGTGCCGCCGACAAATACGAACTTGAAGACAAACATATTGCGCTGGCCTGTGCTTCTCATCGTGGAGAAAAAGACCATCTTGCGGCTTTAAGTCAGTGGATGGAAAAAGTTCAGATCAAAGAGGGCGCTTACGTGTGCGCCCCCCACATGCCTTATGACGAAGCTTCAGCAAATGATTTTGCCCGTCGCGGACAGAAGCCTACGGTGCTTTGTAATAACTGTGCCGGAAAACATTCGGCCATCATCACAACCTGTCTGCATTTGGGTGAAGACCCGACAGGTTATGAAAAGTACGAACACAATGCGCAGAAACGTTTGCGCAAGGTTCTGACGGAAACAATGAAGATTGATCATTCCAAAGTTCCGCACGGCGTGGATGGTTGTGGTATACCGACGTATGCAGTGCCATTGCAATCCATGGCGACGGGCATGTCGGCTTTGATTAATCCCAAGGAAACTCCGGCCCGCAAAGCCGCGGCAGAACGCATTTTGCGAGCGGTTAAGAATTTCCCTTTCTATCTCTCAGGTAGTGACAATTTCGCTACAGCTGTGATTGAAAAGTCACAAGGTCGCGCGATTGTGAAGGGGGGAGCAGAGGGAGTTTTCTGTGGAGTTCTTCCTGAAAAACGCCTCGCTTTCGCTGTGAAAGCCTCGGATGGCGCCTCACGTGCAGCTCAGGCGGCAACAGCCTCCTTGTTGTTGCAACTGGGTGGTCTTAATGAGGCCGAGTTTAAAGCGTTAGCAAAACACACCCTCCCTTCGGTCACAAACTGGAAGGGTGATGTCGTTGGCCAAATCCGCATTGCGAAGGTTGGCTAG
- a CDS encoding ATP-binding protein, giving the protein MARQNEPDYRALFEGIPGLYLVLTPDFHMVAMSDAYAKSTFLKREEVIGKYMFDVFPENPSEAAATGKNNVRASFQQVVDTKQASTMAVQKYDIRRPDGTYEERYWSPINLPFFNKEGELIYIIHKVEDVTEFVKMRKHEQEQSKINEELKNQVGLMESDVLERAQEIQVTNKKLEALNKSLELREKELREANEQLAILDKQRTHFFANVSHELRTPVSLILGPVEKLLGDNSLTASQRNYLELVKRNSQILLRQVNDLLDVAKFDAQEMTAHYVSIDASSLVKQSADNFSVLAEEKGYRFKIETPDRLNMDTDPEKFLRILLNLLSNAFKFTPQNGEVRCSLSLMQNTKEPQIKLQVADSGPGIPENMRKNIFERFFQIQDSMNREKGGTGLGLSIVKDFVELMHGKVEVKKAPEGGALFEVLLPQFASEDVQVSPAMGENKNIRLVEQGLVDQLKEAHSVSAQPTSEPVKAGAEAPLVLVVEDSPDLQKFIVEVLSEEFRCMTASDGKEGYEKARAVKPDLILSDLMMPNYSGEFLVDQVMADATLQSIPVVILTAKADDALRAKLLNKGVQDYVTKPFQAVELLARVRNHAKAYRARQVIEQALEIKGDDLEKMARLLADKNTELQELSRLKDEFLATLSHELRTPISIIFGYAEILSEEVDRKNETALQALSAIQRNAAIQLRLVEDLVNLSKSITGKIALDPHKLEFSEILSDALESIENMARAKEIQVSAQLTEAPLWADSVRLTQILWNILSNAVKFTPEHGRIEVHSRKDDQHLYVEITDSGVGITPEFLPYIFDRFRQQDGSFTRKYGGLGLGLSIVKHLVDLHGGEVKIESEGEGKGTKVLLQFPLYHGQDAKPEAAIENFDVRELRGRRILVVEDEPDALRMIKLILKKYGVEVVAAENADQAQELLKQMKPDAIVSDIGLPGKNGIEFIRTVRGLESAENHIPALALTAFTSKQTESRALDAGFEMYVPKPIETKKLVNAIRRLIKDQSA; this is encoded by the coding sequence ATGGCAAGACAGAATGAACCAGATTATCGTGCGCTCTTTGAAGGCATTCCTGGCCTCTACTTAGTGCTGACACCTGATTTTCACATGGTCGCGATGAGCGACGCCTACGCGAAATCCACATTCCTTAAACGCGAAGAAGTCATCGGAAAATACATGTTTGATGTGTTTCCAGAAAACCCCTCTGAAGCAGCAGCGACGGGAAAGAATAATGTTCGGGCTTCGTTTCAACAAGTCGTGGATACAAAACAAGCCTCCACCATGGCCGTACAAAAATATGATATCCGTCGTCCTGATGGTACCTATGAAGAGCGTTACTGGAGCCCCATCAATCTTCCTTTTTTTAATAAAGAAGGCGAGCTGATTTATATCATTCACAAGGTGGAAGACGTTACAGAGTTCGTAAAAATGCGCAAGCATGAGCAAGAACAAAGTAAAATCAATGAAGAGCTTAAAAATCAAGTCGGGTTGATGGAGTCTGACGTTCTAGAACGGGCTCAAGAAATTCAGGTCACGAATAAAAAACTGGAAGCCTTAAATAAATCCTTAGAGCTTCGTGAAAAAGAGCTGCGAGAAGCCAACGAACAATTGGCGATCTTAGATAAGCAGCGCACGCACTTTTTCGCCAACGTCAGTCACGAACTGCGAACCCCGGTTTCATTAATCTTAGGACCCGTAGAGAAGCTTTTGGGCGATAACAGCCTGACGGCATCGCAAAGGAATTACTTAGAACTCGTTAAAAGAAACAGTCAGATTCTTTTGCGTCAAGTGAATGATCTTTTAGACGTTGCAAAATTTGATGCGCAAGAAATGACGGCTCACTATGTTTCAATCGATGCGTCCTCTTTGGTCAAACAAAGTGCAGATAACTTTTCTGTTTTAGCCGAAGAAAAAGGGTATCGCTTTAAAATTGAAACTCCGGATCGTCTTAATATGGACACCGATCCTGAAAAGTTTCTGCGAATTCTATTAAATCTTTTAAGTAATGCTTTTAAGTTCACTCCACAAAATGGAGAGGTCCGTTGCAGTCTTTCCTTAATGCAGAATACAAAAGAGCCCCAGATCAAATTGCAAGTGGCCGACAGCGGGCCTGGTATTCCTGAAAACATGCGAAAAAATATTTTTGAACGCTTTTTTCAGATTCAAGATAGTATGAACCGCGAAAAAGGCGGGACGGGATTAGGTCTTTCCATCGTAAAAGACTTTGTGGAGCTTATGCATGGGAAGGTTGAAGTAAAAAAAGCTCCCGAAGGCGGCGCCCTTTTCGAAGTTCTGCTACCTCAGTTTGCCAGCGAAGATGTGCAAGTCAGTCCTGCCATGGGCGAAAATAAAAACATCCGACTGGTGGAGCAGGGATTGGTAGACCAGTTGAAGGAAGCGCACTCAGTCAGCGCCCAGCCCACATCTGAACCTGTTAAGGCGGGTGCTGAAGCTCCTTTGGTATTGGTCGTGGAAGACAGCCCGGACTTGCAGAAATTTATAGTCGAAGTTCTGTCTGAAGAGTTTCGCTGTATGACGGCCTCGGATGGTAAAGAAGGTTATGAAAAAGCACGGGCTGTAAAGCCTGATTTGATTTTAAGTGATTTGATGATGCCGAACTACAGCGGCGAATTTCTTGTCGACCAAGTCATGGCTGACGCGACTCTGCAGTCTATTCCTGTCGTAATTTTGACAGCCAAAGCTGATGATGCTCTTCGCGCGAAGCTTTTGAATAAAGGCGTGCAAGACTATGTCACAAAACCTTTTCAAGCTGTAGAGCTACTGGCACGCGTGCGCAATCACGCCAAAGCTTATCGCGCTCGACAAGTGATTGAACAGGCACTTGAAATAAAAGGGGATGACCTTGAAAAAATGGCGCGTCTTTTAGCGGATAAAAATACGGAACTGCAAGAGCTCAGTCGTTTGAAGGATGAGTTTTTAGCGACACTGTCCCACGAATTGCGAACTCCGATTAGTATAATATTTGGATACGCCGAAATTTTATCTGAAGAAGTTGATCGTAAGAACGAGACCGCTCTTCAGGCCCTTTCGGCCATTCAAAGAAATGCAGCGATTCAACTTCGTTTGGTCGAGGACTTGGTGAATCTTTCTAAAAGCATCACCGGTAAAATCGCTCTTGATCCCCACAAACTTGAATTTTCAGAGATCCTTAGTGATGCTTTAGAATCCATCGAAAATATGGCGCGAGCGAAAGAAATTCAGGTGTCGGCTCAGTTGACCGAGGCGCCGCTGTGGGCGGACTCGGTGCGACTCACTCAAATTCTATGGAATATTCTTTCTAATGCCGTGAAATTCACGCCAGAACACGGGCGCATTGAGGTGCATTCTCGCAAAGATGACCAGCATCTTTATGTCGAGATAACGGATAGTGGTGTCGGCATAACGCCTGAATTCTTGCCTTATATTTTTGATCGTTTCCGACAGCAAGACGGCAGCTTTACGCGTAAATACGGAGGATTGGGTCTGGGACTTTCCATTGTCAAGCACCTGGTTGATCTTCACGGTGGCGAAGTGAAAATTGAAAGTGAGGGAGAAGGGAAAGGCACTAAAGTTCTTTTGCAATTTCCCCTGTATCACGGTCAGGACGCCAAGCCCGAGGCTGCAATTGAAAACTTTGATGTGCGAGAATTGCGGGGCCGTCGCATTTTGGTCGTCGAAGATGAACCCGATGCCTTGCGCATGATTAAGCTCATTTTAAAAAAGTACGGTGTTGAAGTTGTCGCTGCCGAAAATGCGGATCAAGCGCAAGAGCTCTTAAAACAGATGAAGCCGGACGCTATCGTGAGTGACATTGGTCTTCCGGGTAAAAACGGTATCGAGTTCATACGCACCGTGCGCGGTCTTGAATCTGCCGAAAATCATATTCCCGCTTTGGCCTTAACGGCCTTTACTTCAAAACAAACCGAATCGAGGGCTCTGGATGCTGGTTTTGAGATGTACGTTCCTAAGCCTATAGAAACCAAAAAACTTGTGAACGCGATCCGCCGGCTTATCAAGGATCAATCCGCCTGA